In Capsicum annuum cultivar UCD-10X-F1 chromosome 8, UCD10Xv1.1, whole genome shotgun sequence, the genomic window TTGAAAGACGTTCTAACATTTAATCTTTTACTGGGTTTCTGTCCCAAAAGACTTCTTGAAGTTTATCTGTCCTATGTGATACCTCCTGCTGCTAGTTGTCCTTTCAGCATCCTAGTTTGGTGTCTTGTTAGTCGGATGCTTATGAAGCATTAATGGTAAAATAATCGCGCAGGATGCAAAACATGGAACGACTACAGGTGTATCTGCTCATGATAGAGCAACAACAGTATTGACACTTGCGTCCAAAGATTCAAAGCCTGAGGATTTCAATCGACCTGGACATATTTTTCCTCTGAAATACAGGCCAGGCGGGGTTTTAAAACGAGCTGGACATACTGAAGCTTCTGTGGATCTTGCTGTGTTAGCTGGCTTAGACCCTGTTGGAGTAATATGTGAGGTCGTGGATGAGGATGGTTCCATGGCTAGATTGCCTAGGCTTCGTCAATTTGCAAAGGAACATAACTTGAAGATCATATCAGTTGCTGACTTAATCAGGTGGTTAATAGATCTGCTTCTGATTTCTTTAAGAGTTGGTGTTGCTGAATAATTCTTTCGAGGTTTATTGTTTTGTCATTTTTTAACATGGTGATAAATACTTTTGATGGTTCTAAAGTGAGGCTTCCTTTTCTCTCCAGATCTGTTTTTCTTTTTAGCTtcgtctttttaaaaaaaaaaatctctattGCATACTAGGCAGTTAATTTGGTAGATTGTTGAAAAGTCCATGCTCCTTAACCCTCAACAGAAACCAAGAAATGTGTCAAAGTACTGATTTGATAGTCAGGGGCACCAAACTGTAATAGCTTCCTAGTTCTGATTTCCACATTCCCTTTTTGGCTAAACCACTTCTAAGTATGGGTTTTCCCCGCCAATATACATCTGACAGTTCCCATTTAAGTCAATGTGTCCTTATGTTATGTAAGCTTACTCATCCAGAAAACTATAAGCTTCGCTCCCATATCCAAGGAAGAAGATAGACTTAAGCTTGTGTCTTTGGGCATCATGGAATCAATGGTGATACGAATCTTTTCAGTTATTGAACAACCAAACTACCAGAGATTGGAGATGCAGCAGTCTCTTGAAACTAAGTGCATTCTTTTAGCGCTAGTCGACTTATTTCTACTACATTAGCTTTAGGTACATCATCTGACTAGAACTTCCTTTTTACAGATATAGGAGGAAAAGAGATCAGCTGGTAGAGCATGCTTCTGCTGCAAGAATACCTACTATGTGGGGCCCATTTACTGCCCATTGCTTCAAGTCAGTTATAGATGGAATTGAGCACATTGCTATGGTTAAGGTGAGAAACTTTGTGGATATTCTTGCATACATACCTTCACCAGTGATGTTAAGGTGAGAAATTTTGTGGATATTCTTGCATATGCGTTCCATCAGCGGAATTGAGCACGTTGCTAGTTGACGTTGTACTTATGTTTCAGTTTGTTGTGTTTCACTTATCACAAAAACTAGATGTATTATCTATTTGAAACACGAGGTTCCATCGTTTTCTTAAGTATCTTAGATCACTTGAAAGTTTGGCATCCTTGTATTGAATTTTATTAATGCAATCATTTCGTATTTGGTACTGATTTGGAATGAGTTTGTTGAATGATCAGGGAGATATAGGGGACGGACAAGATATCCTTGTCCGGGTACACTCGGAATGCCTCACAGGAGATATATTCCATTCAGCCAGATGCGACTGTGGAAGCCAGCTGGCACTTGCAATGCAACAGATTGAGGCTGCTGGCAAGGGGGTTTTGGTTTACCTCCGTGGTCATGAGGGTAGAGGAATTGGTTTGGGTCACAAACTTCGTGCTTATAATTTACAAGATGCTGGACGTGATACTGTTGAAGCCAATGAAGAGCTTGGTTTGCCCATTGATTCAAGAGAGTATGGGGTTGGTGCACAGGTACTCACACCCACTCACGTCTTGTACAAAAAATTCTACTGCATATATCATGCTgtgatttttgtgtaaatctaGTTGTCTTAAAGGCTAAAGCAAAACTGAATTTGTATCCGTCTGCAGATGTTAAGGGATCTTGGTGTTCGAACAATGAAGCTGATGACAAACAATCCTGCAAAGTACAGCGGGCTCAAGGGTTATGGTTTGGCCATTTCTGGTAGAGTCCCCCTTTTGACTCCCATTACGAAAGATAACAAGAGATATCTGGAAACAAAACGCGCTAAAATGGGCCATATGTACGGCTTGAACCTTATTCGCCCGACAACCAACATCACCACAACGAATGGCAAACCAAATGTGGagactactactactactactatataGATTTCTTCATAACATCATAATGTTTCCTGTGGCGGAGGCAAAGTCAGAAATTTGATCAAGGGTGTTCAAGATGTCTTTGTTTAATAAGTGGGTTCAATGTTATCTTGTTCAACCTTGAGCCATTCTCCCATGACTTGTCTCAACATCTATTTctatcaaatacaaataatagattttttctttctttctcttgcGTTGATTTCATTAGTGAAAGTATGCCGGATTACTGCGTAAAGTGAACTGCTGATTAAACAAACACGTCTAGATTTATACTAAACGCAAATCACACAATTATTATCCATATTAACATATTTCTAATTAAGAAACTTGATAAATATTTAAGAATCTTAGGTAAATTAGCTTGTGAGTTGGATTCACATctgccaaaataaaaataaaaccctTCATAACAAGTCTGTTTTTGCCCTTT contains:
- the LOC107840068 gene encoding bifunctional riboflavin biosynthesis protein RIBA 1, chloroplastic; protein product: MASINISFPSTSLSRPQALKNFKLFNGLHSGDLYTANGVSSESFIRHNARAHLAIKNDFKINSAFLSGEGDVRSQSRGESSLFSSLSTGTETQTDAVSFGTLAADIVPTTSGFPLDDDEFDLDHPTEGFSSIPEAIEDIRQGKMVLVTDDEDRENEGDLVMAASKATPEAMAFFVKHGTGIVCVSMVEEDLERLQLPLMVNDKKNEEKLCTAFTVSVDAKHGTTTGVSAHDRATTVLTLASKDSKPEDFNRPGHIFPLKYRPGGVLKRAGHTEASVDLAVLAGLDPVGVICEVVDEDGSMARLPRLRQFAKEHNLKIISVADLIRYRRKRDQLVEHASAARIPTMWGPFTAHCFKSVIDGIEHIAMVKGDIGDGQDILVRVHSECLTGDIFHSARCDCGSQLALAMQQIEAAGKGVLVYLRGHEGRGIGLGHKLRAYNLQDAGRDTVEANEELGLPIDSREYGVGAQMLRDLGVRTMKLMTNNPAKYSGLKGYGLAISGRVPLLTPITKDNKRYLETKRAKMGHMYGLNLIRPTTNITTTNGKPNVETTTTTTI